In one window of bacterium DNA:
- a CDS encoding class I SAM-dependent methyltransferase gives MVDSVGKRFRQRRFNLFLRLVSQLDLPLRILDIGGTQRFWEDMRFKSQKGVEVVLFNPFSQPSTLPNFSTIEGDARDLSCFKDKEFDVVFSNATLEHIGSFSDQKKVANEIRRVGKRYFIQVPSYWFPLEPHFLLPGFQFLPKRIQKILVSNFSLGRFSKSSSLKEAEEIINSIRLLKFSEMRLLFPEAKILVERFLFWPKSYLACFGWPENEIHW, from the coding sequence ATGGTTGATAGTGTAGGTAAAAGATTTCGCCAGAGGCGTTTTAATCTTTTTTTGCGGCTCGTTTCTCAACTTGATCTTCCTTTGCGTATTTTAGATATAGGAGGAACTCAGCGTTTTTGGGAAGATATGAGATTTAAATCCCAAAAGGGGGTGGAAGTTGTTCTGTTTAATCCTTTTTCGCAGCCAAGCACTTTGCCGAATTTTTCAACAATAGAGGGGGATGCAAGAGATTTGAGTTGCTTTAAAGACAAGGAGTTTGATGTAGTTTTTTCTAATGCTACTTTGGAACACATAGGAAGTTTTTCAGATCAAAAAAAGGTTGCTAATGAGATCCGTCGTGTAGGCAAAAGATATTTTATTCAAGTGCCTTCTTATTGGTTCCCTTTAGAGCCTCACTTTTTACTTCCTGGATTTCAGTTTTTGCCTAAAAGGATTCAGAAAATCTTAGTTTCCAATTTTTCGTTAGGAAGATTTTCAAAAAGTTCTTCTTTAAAAGAAGCAGAAGAGATTATCAACTCAATACGGTTGCTTAAATTCTCAGAAATGCGCTTGCTTTTTCCAGAAGCAAAAATTTTAGTAGAACGTTTTCTTTTTTGGCCAAAATCATATCTTGCCTGTTTTGGCTGGCCAGAAAATGAAATTCATTGGTAA
- the mnmA gene encoding tRNA 2-thiouridine(34) synthase MnmA, with protein MIKQKGKIVVGMSGGIDSAMSLILLKEQGWEPIGVSLKLPVWQNKANLLRENICCTKESLKITAEICEKIKAPFYILDTKKEFQKQVIKYFVSELKAGRTPNPCIICNPVFKFKQLFAFAKKMGIKYVATGHYARIKFNKRLKRYQLLKAKDKTKDQTYTLSFLPAEWLKYTVFPLGNYLKKEVFVLAKSKGLNKVLKKPQSQDFCFVAQKSLGEFIKKEIKPKPGFIVDEKGKKLGKHKGLTLYTIGQRQGLGLSGGPFYVKEKDMSNNNLVVTKNKKSLYSKIAWLSPFNFVSIPSPSKKIKVEVKTRYTQPLAEALLYPEKNKKLKIEFIKPQRAVTPGQFAVFYQDNICLGGGRIIKSS; from the coding sequence ATGATTAAACAAAAAGGAAAAATTGTTGTCGGAATGTCAGGCGGTATTGACTCTGCTATGAGTCTGATATTGCTCAAAGAACAAGGGTGGGAACCAATTGGAGTCTCCTTAAAACTTCCTGTTTGGCAAAACAAAGCAAATCTGTTAAGAGAAAACATCTGTTGCACTAAAGAATCTCTCAAAATCACAGCTGAAATCTGTGAAAAAATCAAGGCTCCTTTTTATATTTTGGACACCAAAAAAGAATTCCAAAAACAGGTAATAAAATACTTTGTTTCTGAACTAAAAGCTGGGCGAACACCTAACCCCTGTATAATCTGTAACCCTGTTTTTAAATTTAAACAACTTTTTGCGTTCGCTAAAAAAATGGGAATTAAATATGTAGCCACTGGTCATTACGCAAGAATAAAATTCAACAAGCGCTTAAAAAGATACCAACTACTTAAGGCTAAGGACAAAACAAAGGACCAAACTTATACTTTAAGTTTTCTGCCAGCTGAATGGTTAAAATATACTGTTTTTCCTCTAGGAAACTACCTTAAAAAAGAAGTCTTTGTCTTAGCTAAAAGCAAAGGATTAAACAAGGTTCTTAAAAAACCCCAGAGTCAGGATTTTTGTTTTGTGGCACAAAAATCTCTGGGAGAATTTATAAAAAAAGAAATCAAGCCTAAACCAGGATTTATTGTAGACGAAAAAGGAAAGAAATTGGGTAAGCACAAGGGGCTAACTCTCTATACTATAGGCCAAAGACAAGGACTAGGGCTTTCAGGTGGACCTTTTTATGTTAAAGAAAAAGATATGAGTAATAACAATTTAGTGGTCACTAAAAATAAAAAATCGCTCTATTCAAAGATTGCTTGGCTTTCTCCTTTCAATTTTGTCAGCATTCCTTCACCTTCGAAAAAAATAAAGGTTGAGGTAAAAACTCGATATACCCAGCCTTTAGCTGAAGCTTTACTTTATCCTGAAAAAAACAAAAAACTAAAAATTGAATTTATTAAACCTCAAAGGGCTGTAACTCCGGGCCAGTTCGCTGTTTTTTATCAGGATAATATTTGTTTAGGCGGAGGGAGAATTATAAAATCCTCCTAA